From one Dermacentor variabilis isolate Ectoservices chromosome 3, ASM5094787v1, whole genome shotgun sequence genomic stretch:
- the LOC142575348 gene encoding inosine-uridine preferring nucleoside hydrolase-like has product MSERTLIIDTDVGVDDALAIILALANPAKCKVLAITCVAGNVELSRVYTNVLRILNHCKQLQIPVYHGCNRPLVQKAMHCTVYHGQDGLGGASEKFPLPTDDLEPPKEHASVAMVNLVQKHPGALTLVALGPLTNVALAQRLDSTFLSNIKELVIMGGTYEGRGNETPTGEYNFTCDPEAASVVLSEAECKTRIVTYEPCQEHVLDWDWFENWVGGPSPTAQLVRAMTEDPAQRQREVLQRQGFMSCDLIAMAAVIEPSVVTFCERHPAWVELHGATTRGMLVVDRRPSIKWHHGKPPHVEFLLRFNMEGLKKLYSRMLN; this is encoded by the exons ATGTCGGAACGAACGTTAATAATAGACACCGATGTGGGCGTGGACGATGCTCTGGCCATCATTTTGGCCCTCGCCAACCCCGCCAAGTGCAAGGTCCTGGCGATCACTTGTGTGGCCGGCAACGTGGAACTCTCCAGGGTGTACACCAACGTCCTTCGGATTCTCAACCACTGCAAACAATTACAG ATACCAGTCTACCATGGTTGCAATCGGCCACTGGTTCAGAAAGCCATGCACTGCACTGTGTACCATGGACAAGATGGCCTTGGTGGTGCCTCAGAAAAGTTCCCACTTCCCACCGATGACCTGGAGCCTCCAAAGGAACACGCTTCAGTCGCCATGGTCAACTTGGTGCAAAAGCACCCAGGCGCCTTGACACTCGTGGCCTTAGGTCCCCTCACCAACGTGGCTCTTGCCCAGCGACTTGACTCCACATTCCTCAGCAACATTAAAGAGCTGGTCATCATGGGCGGAACATATGAAG GTAGAGGAAATGAGACACCCACCGGAGAGTACAACTTCACCTGTGACCCTGAAGCTGCTAGTGTTGTTCTCAGTGAGGCTGAATGCAAGACAAGGATTGTGACCTACGAACCTTGCCAGGAGCATGTATTGGACTGG GACTGGTTTGAAAACTGGGTTGGCGGTCCATCGCCGACGGCACAGCTGGTGCGAGCCATGACTGAGGATCCAGCTCAGCGGCAACGAGAGGTGCTCCAGCGGCAAGGGTTCATGTCGTGCGACCTCATCGCCATGGCGGCGGTGATCGAACCTTCAGTTGTCACTTTCTGCGAACGTCACCCCGCATGGGTGGAGCTTCATGGCGCCACGACACGTGGAATGCTTGTTGTTGACCGAAG GCCAAGCATTAAATGGCACCACGGAAAGCCCCCTCATGTGGAATTCCTGCTCCGCTTCAACATGGAAGGCCTCAAGAAATTGTACTCGCGAATGCTTAACTGA